CCTGCGGGGCGGCGCCATCTACCACTGTGGCCCGGTCGTGGCCGGGCTCGACAGCCTGGACTATCGCTTCGTCGCCGCCGGGCCGACGACTTCGACTCGGGAGGAACCGTACCAAGCCGAGGTGATGGCCCACTTCCAGGCCCGGGCCGTCATCGGCAAGGGCGGCATGGGCCAGCACACCCTCGCCGCCTGCCAGACGGTGCCCTTCATTTACCTGCACGCCATTGGCGGCGCAGCCGCCTTGATCGCCCGGACTGTCACCCGGGTCTTGAGTGTGTACAAGCTGGAATTCGGCGTTCCCGAGGCGATGTGGGTAGTGGAGGTCAAGGATTTCCCGGCCGTCGTCACCATGGACGCCCATGGATCCAGCCTGCACAGCGAGGTCGAAGCCCGCTCGATGGAGGCCCTGGCGCGCCTGATCGACCTTGAGCCGAGG
This genomic interval from Anaerolineales bacterium contains the following:
- a CDS encoding FumA C-terminus/TtdB family hydratase beta subunit, encoding MKSLTLPLQPQDVLDLRVGDPVGLSGVMITARDAAHKWMVETFLQKTRPPQGDDQACYEALKPILRGGAIYHCGPVVAGLDSLDYRFVAAGPTTSTREEPYQAEVMAHFQARAVIGKGGMGQHTLAACQTVPFIYLHAIGGAAALIARTVTRVLSVYKLEFGVPEAMWVVEVKDFPAVVTMDAHGSSLHSEVEARSMEALARLIDLEPRTPKSA